A window of the Garra rufa chromosome 10, GarRuf1.0, whole genome shotgun sequence genome harbors these coding sequences:
- the ncapd2 gene encoding condensin complex subunit 1 — protein MSWDFIVPVCMHDLVKSGAVNQYVVQDVLSAKQLPTHIKSFKAALRSQGPLCILEHFDTAYSVLQHCRTVDVAVKEDTLEILVQVVRGLSVSLPTLLLSGSLSAVDRKQQLNAVKMSVFLLCKLTETLESDSYRETIVTAPSKGRKKDKVAGKGLLQWDSERETVLQCLTQLLQLDIRTLWSLSLVEEEFVSCVTCCCYKLLENPTISHVKSKSTRDAIIHVLGIMVKKYNHMLGACVKVIQLLQHFEQLASVCAQAVAAWSTEYGVKAIVGEIMREIGQKSSEELAREGSGVKAFSSFLSELSTLVPETMIPNISVLLTHLEGESPSLRVAVCEVLGEVLVRVLSGDKLDDSARASRDRFLDTLQEHIHDAHSHVRARVLQVYARIVNSKALPLCRYTEVMELTVGRLGDKSVHVCKSAIQLLAAFIAHNPYSCKLSSVDLKKPLEKEMAKLKEMRDAEKEHVPIAVITAADLWDAMKPEVEMTVKAQLEPDTDEEEDEEEEEGEEERSDRDTALQIAQLLRESKYRKAVGLCMRAHSLFPESSFFSDLANLNAETLINTLALLFKGPEQETPEALPSDAPPTPQKEGGGNEGRESELKKQEMLVQYLKDTESFALQVERAIAVINNMLYWKTTTVVQEAVQFCVTAFEFSVANSVCGVRKMLPLVWSTDVTIKDAVIQAYRRLYLNPHGDNTRAKAQTLVDNLSDLMIDASLGTIQCLEEIVQEFFSSESALQTSVVQVLWERFSGKRETKALHRRAAVLLLGMAARAEREVVLSNLDTLCSVALGEKVAEDYLLARDALITIVNITDHVRQSKGVPFRLPMDHHLFSCLSQAIADGVVQSDPHWQTFMEQAVRLIYFLAESPDQLCSCLLQRSAHLLLEQITEGGEPNQTQKQEAGSQGSEEQVNCVSLAQVLSLCGAVAFWQVSHLERSVSAELRRRRGEKEEKEEKEKAPANKKEANDSCVEEELGLVGASAEDTEAEFIRKICETELLAEGNMLSAFLPLLVKVCSSPGKYSHPQLTTAACLALSQYMMISPAVCKDNVRLLFTVLEKSTLPVVRANTIVALGDLTVRFPNMLEPWTPNLYARLSDDSSSVRLTAITVLTQLVLKDVMKVKGQVSEVAVLLLDPEPHIASLALNFFNELSAKDNAIYNLLPDIISRLSDPERGMKEEDFNTIMKQLFSYITKERQTESLVEKLCQRFRTAKTERQWADLAVSLSLLSVCERGFKKLQECWDCYSDKLTEPGVYQPLLSIATKLRRRAKPQFKAQVEDYEKRLTAVHTKGLENVEGDEREEQIDTQSQKLQTPQPQKGVRRTTRGRGKPKLDDSDLVTPRKTRARPKPKITFTSDEEEEEDAVMAESETPKVTTPIARTRRTRLRH, from the exons ATGTCGTGGGATTTTATTGTACCGGTTTGTATGCACGATCTCGTGAAGTCTGGTGCTGTTAACCAGTATGTGGTCCAAGATGTGCTGTCTGCTAAACAACTTCCCACTCATATCAAAA GTTTTAAAGCAGCACTGAGAAGTCAAGGACCCCTCTGCATCCTGGAGCATTTTGACACAGCATACAGTGTTTTACA ACATTGTCGCACAGTAGATGTGGCAGTGAAAGAAGACACGCTGGAGATACTGGTACAAG TGGTCAGAGGCCTGTCGGTTTCTCTGCCAACCCTTCTCCTGTCAGGCTCTCTGTCAGCTGTGGATCGCAAACAGCAGCTCAACGCAGTGAAGATGAGCGTTTTTCTCCTTTGCAAACTCACAGAAACACTTGAGAGCGACTCCTACAGAGAGACTATCGTCACGGCACCCAGCAAG GGTCGCAAGAAGGATAAAGTTGCCGGAAAAGGTCTGCTGCAGTGGGATAGTGAGAGAGAGACAGTTCTTCAGTGTTTAACTCAATTGCTGCAGCTGGACATTCGCACACTGTGGAGTCTGTCCCTAGTGGAGGAGGAGTTTGTCAG TTGTGTGACATGCTGTTGCTATAAACTCCTGGAAAACCCCACCATAAGCCACGTGAAGAGCAAGTCCACCAGAGACGCCATTATTCATGTGCTAGGAATCATGGTGAAGAAATACAATCACATGTTGG GAGCATGTGTGAAGGTGATTCAGCTCTTGCAGCACTTTGAGCAGCTGGCGTCAGTATGTGCTCAAGCTGTGGCTGCCTGGAGCACAGAGTATGGAGTTAAGGCCATTGTCGGAGAGATCATGAG AGAGATTGGTCAGAAGTCAAGTGAGGAACTAGCCAGAGAAGGTTCGGGTGTGAAGGCTTTCTCCAGCTTTTTGTCTGAACTCAGTACTCTGGTACCCGAAACCATGATACCCAACATCAGTGTTCTCCTTACACACCTGGAAGGAGAG AGTCCGAGCCTACGGGTGGCTGTTTGTGAAGTTCTCGGTGAGGTTCTTGTCCGGGTCCTGTCTGGCGATAAACTGGATGATTCTGCTCGTGCAAGCCGAGATCGTTTCCTGGACACACTGCAAGAGCACATCCATGATGCCCACTCACATGTCAGAGCACGTGTGTTACAGGTCTATGCACGTATTGTCAACAGCAAG GCATTGCCGCTGTGCAGGTACACTGAAGTTATGGAGCTGACCGTTGGGCGTCTTGGTGATAAATCTGTCCATGTGTGCAAGAGTGCTATCCAGCTACTGGCTGCCTTCATTGCTCATAACCCTTACAGTTGCAAG TTGAGCAGTGTGGACCTGAAAAAGCCTCTGGAAAAAGAGATGGCCAAATTAAAAGAGATGAGAGATGCGGAGAAAGAGCATGTGCCCA TTGCAGTCATCACAGCAGCTGATCTTTGGGATGCGATGAAGCCTGAGGTGGAGATGACCGTGAAAGCACAACTGGAGCCTGACACTGATGAAGAGGAGGATGAAGAAGAGGAAGAGGGAGAGGAAGAGAGAAGTGACAGAGACACTGCATTACAAATCGCACAGCTTCTCCGGGAAAGCAAATACAG GAAGGCAGTTGGTCTGTGCATGCGGGCTCACTCCTTGTTCCCAGAGTCATCGTTCTTCTCTGATCTGGCTAACCTGAATGCAGAAACCCTCATCAACACACTTGCATTGCTTTTCAAGG GTCCAGAGCAGGAGACACCTGAGGCTCTGCCGAGCGATGCTCCACCCACCCCACAGAAAGAGGGTGGAGGGAATGAAGGTAGAGAGAGTGAACTAAAGAAGCAGGAGATGTTGGTTCAGTACTTAAAAGACACAGAGAGTTTCGCTCTACAAGTGGAAAGAGCCATCGCTGTCATTAACAACATGCTGTACTGGAAAACCACTACAG TTGTGCAGGAGGCGGTGCAGTTCTGTGTCACAGCATTTGAGTTCAGTGTGGCCAACTCTGTGTGTGGGGTCAGAAAGATGCTACCTCTGGTCTGGTCCACTGATGTCACAATCAAAGATGCTGTCATCCAGGCCTACAGACGCCTGTACCTCAACCCCCATGGTGACAACACCAG GGCGAAGGCTCAGACTCTAGTGGATAATCTGTCAGATCTGATGATCGATGCTTCATTGGGGACCATCCAGTGTCTGGAGGAGATT GTCCAGGAGTTTTTCAGCAGTGAGAGTGCCCTGCAGACCTCAGTGGTGCAGGTTTTGTGGGAGAGGTTCTCTGGTAAACGAGAAACTAAAGCACTTCACAGGAGAGCTGCAGTACTGTTGCTGGGCATGGCAGCACG TGCTGAGAGAGAGGTTGTGCTCAGTAATTTGGACACACTCTGTTCTGTCGCTCTGGGTGAGAAGGTTGCAGAAGATTATCTGCTGGCTCGGGACGCACTCATCACCATCGTTAACATAACAGACCATGTGAGG CAATCCAAGGGTGTTCCCTTTAGGCTTCCTATGGACCACCATCTCTTCAGCTGTCTGTCCCAAGCCATCGCTGATG GAGTAGTCCAGTCCGACCCCCATTGGCAGACCTTTATGGAACAGGCTGTCCGTCTCATCTACTTTCTGGCAGAGTCCCCTGACCAGCTGTGTTCCTGCCTCCTCCAACGGTCTGCTCATCTCCTATTGGAACAAATCACAGAGGGTGGAGAGCCCAACCAAACACAAAAGCAGGAAGCCGGGTCTCAGGGCTCTGAGGAGCAAG TGAATTGTGTGAGCTTGGCCCAGGTGCTGTCACTGTGCGGAGCTGTGGCCTTCTGGCAGGTGTCTCACCTTGAAAGAAGTGTAAGTGCTGAGCTACGGAGAAGGAGAGGAGAAAAGGAAGAGAAGGAGGAGAAAGAGAAGGCACCTGCCAACAAAAAG GAGGCTAATGACAGCTGTGTGGAGGAGGAGCTCGGGCTGGTGGGTGCCTCAGCTGAGGACACTGAGGCGGAGTTCATCCGCAAGATCTGTGAGACTGAGTTATTAGCTG AAGGAAACatgttaagtgcatttttgcctCTGCTGGTGAAAGTTTGCAGTTCTCCAGGAAAATATTCCCACCCTCAGCTCACCACTGCTGCCTGTCTGGCTCTGTCTCAGTACATGATGATCAG TCCTGCTGTTTGTAAAGACAACGTCCGGCTGCTGTTCACTGTGCTGGAAAAATccacacttcctgttgtcagagcCAACACAATTGTTGCTCTTGGTGACCTAACTGTCCGTTTCCCCAATATGCTGGAACCCTGGACTCCCAACCTTTATGCCAG GTTGAGTGATGACAGTTCATCTGTGCGTCTGACTGCCATCACGGTTTTGACCCAGCTTGTGCTGAAGGATGTGATGAAGGTCAAAGGTCAGGTCAGTGAGGTCGCAGTGCTCCTGCTAGACCCTGAGCCACACATCGCCAGCCTTGCTCTAAACTTCTTCAACGAGCTCTCTGCAAAG GACAATGCCATTTACAACCTGCTGCCAGACATCATCAGCCGATTATCTGATCCTGAACGTGGAATGAAGGAGGAGGACTTCAACACCATCATGAA ACAACTCTTCTCCTACATCACtaaagagagacagacagagagtttAGTGGAGAAGCTCTGCCAGCGTTTCAGAACCGCAAA GACCGAGCGTCAATGGGCAGATCTGGCCGTGTCTCTGTCCCTGTTGTCTGTGTGTGAGCGAGGTTTTAAAAAGCTGCAAGAGTGCTGGGACTGTTACAGTGATAAACTCACTGAGCCTGGAGTCTATCAGCCCCTCTTGTCCATTGCGACTAAACTCCGTCGCAGAGCCAAACCACAGTTTAAG GCGCAAGTTGAAGACTATGAGAAGCGTTTGACAGCTGTTCACACTAAAGGGCTGGAGAACGTGGAGGGTGATGAGAGAGAAGAGCAGATAGACACACAAAGTCAAAAGCTACAAACACCACAGCCACAGAAGGGTGTGCGCAGAACCACACGAG GACGAGGTAAACCGAAGTTAGATGACAGCGACCTCGTAACCCCAAGAAAGACTCGTGCTCGTCCCAAACCTAAAATCACTTTCACCAGTGACGAAGAAGAGGAAGAGG ATGCTGTTATGGCTGAGAGTGAGACTCCTAAAGTGACAACACCCATTGCCCGCACACGACGCACTCGTCTCAGACACTGA